A single region of the Anderseniella sp. Alg231-50 genome encodes:
- a CDS encoding ATP12 family protein, with amino-acid sequence MTETEDERARRLLTARIDRNLPKRFYKQVAVGETDAGFDIRLDGRIVKTPLKRAFAVPSRDMAGAIASEWEAQETYIDPSTMIITRLANTAVDRVRDDEARIVAELTDFAASDLVCYRAGTPDPLVVRQAMLWDPVLDWVKATHNVQFICVEGIVHHTQPDTALATVSKVLGAEDEFRLTAIHNITTLTGSTLIAMMTASGALSAEAAWAAAHADEDWQIEQWGGDEEAEARRAVRKLDFDATMQFMGMC; translated from the coding sequence ATGACCGAAACCGAGGATGAACGTGCCAGGCGACTGCTGACGGCCCGGATCGATCGCAATCTGCCGAAACGCTTCTACAAACAGGTGGCGGTAGGGGAAACCGATGCCGGCTTTGACATCCGGCTCGATGGTCGCATCGTGAAGACACCGCTGAAACGCGCTTTTGCGGTGCCGTCGCGTGACATGGCCGGTGCCATTGCCTCCGAATGGGAGGCTCAGGAAACTTACATAGACCCGTCCACCATGATCATCACCCGACTGGCAAACACGGCTGTCGACCGGGTGCGCGATGATGAAGCCCGCATTGTTGCCGAGTTGACGGACTTCGCAGCCAGCGACCTGGTCTGTTATCGCGCCGGTACGCCTGACCCGCTGGTCGTCCGCCAGGCCATGCTCTGGGACCCGGTACTCGACTGGGTAAAAGCAACCCACAATGTACAGTTTATCTGTGTTGAGGGTATCGTGCATCACACGCAGCCAGACACCGCGCTTGCGACTGTGTCAAAAGTACTGGGCGCAGAGGATGAATTCAGGCTGACCGCCATTCACAACATTACGACGCTCACCGGATCGACTCTGATTGCCATGATGACTGCGTCCGGCGCCTTGTCGGCTGAAGCAGCCTGGGCCGCCGCCCATGCCGATGAAGACTGGCAGATTGAACAATGGGGCGGCGACGAAGAAGCCGAGGCCCGCCGCGCCGTCCGCAAACTGGATTTCGACGCAACAATGCAGTTCATGGGCATGTGTTGA